The nucleotide sequence CAAGGCATGTCAGTAGAAACTTATTGGTAAAACCGAAGGTATTGCGAATGCCGGCCCAGGACTTTTCTGAGAAGCAGAATGAAATAATTGTTACGATTGCAAAAACGCCGTCCATCCAGAAAAAATTAAACAGATTAAGTGCTAAAGAAAGCGGCACAAAGCATGCGAGTAGAGTTAAAACTATAGATGATCTGGATGCGGACATTGTGAAATTGTAGATTTATATTAATTCGGTGTCACTGGTAAAGTACTCGCTCTCAAGTGAGGAGAGTGATGCGCTAGGCCATTTGCTGATTTAATGATTTGCTAGGGTTGAGATCGCTCCAATCGCTCTGTATTTTTCCAAAATGTATTTGCGTATAGGCGTTTCTATATACTCAAAGGAAAGCCAACTTACTAGAGTGGTAGTACTTATTACGCTGATATATAGAATCAAGTTTGGCCAGAGCCCCTTTATGCTACCCATGAAAGTCCTAGTGATTGCGAAGCTAATAAACATTAGAATCGGGTGATACATGTAAATACCGTAGGATTTTTGTCCAATCTTGCTTAAGAAGGTATCTTTAGAGCCAATAGAGTTTGCCACTCCCAGTAGAGCTGCTGAAAAAATTGCTGCCTGCACTAGTGGCGGTATTTGAAAGAAAAAAGACAAAAGAGCTGGCAGGATTAAGCTGGCTAAAAATAGGCGTCTCTTTTTATTGGTGGAAAAGGGATGATAGTAAAGCAACCATCCAGACAGTCCTCCCAGTGCCATGTACTCGATCGCGAACTGACGAATCAGGATTTGCACATATGGGAATGTGCGAATAAAAGGAAAGTAAGACTCAATGTTGTTTAGAAAGAAAGATTTAATCAGGGCAAAGATGAGCAGTATCCAAGGAAGATGCTTGATTGAAAAATTTTTTATTACATGCGGCCAAGCCAAGTAAAACTGTTCTTCGACTCCAATCGACCAACTTTGACTAAGTCCAGCTACTCTCATGCCAAGTGAAATGGCTACGTTGGGCAGGACTAGAAAATAAAGGAAGATTTCGTTGAAGCTGAGATTCCCTATTAGATTCTGGAAGTGGAGTTCGCCATCTGTAAAGGAAAGACTAGCTAAGGCTGGCATTGCGGTGCAAGATGCGAGTATGAGTAAATAATATAATGGTAGGATTCGGGCTGCACGACGAAAATAGAAGGTCTTTATGTTGATTGACCCGGTCTTATCCTTTTCCTGAACAAGTAGCCAAGTAATTAGAAATCCTGATAAGGCAAAAAATAGCATGACCGCATTGTGACCTAGATTGTCGATAAAATAGAAAAGATTAGTGTCAAATAAACTTGGGTCATTCTGGCGAAATTTGTAGAGTTCAATATGGTGCACGACGACCGCTATTGATGCAACTGCTCGGACTTCGTCAAATCCTGTGATGTATGAGTTTGCAGAGGTGCTCATAGTTCAAAATTCTTTGTGACTTCGTTGAAGCTAGTAACGCGAACCCCTTTAAAGTTTTTAAAGATATTATTGCGATCAATTAGAATAGTGTTTAGGCCATGCTTTTTCCCAGGTGCAATATCCAATTTTATTGAGTCTCCAATATAGAGAATTTCCCGTGGATCCAAATCTATCATTTTCAGAGCTTTGTTGAAAAAAAGCTGTGACGGTTTCGAGGCTTGCATCTGGGCGGACCCAAAAATATTGTTAAAAGATACATCAGGAAAAAACTCCTTGAGTTTCGCTTCCAAGGTCAGGTCCCAATTTGAAAGTATACCTTTAGGCAGTGAAATGCTATTGAGAAATTCTGTAGAATCTTCGCAGATATGCCATTTAAGTTTTTTGCACGAAGTATAGATGTGATTCACCAGCTCCTCAGAGGGCTCTATTCCGAGAGCATATAGTAGCTCTTGATTGAAGTGCTTGTAAAAGGTTTGGTCTGTATTGTCTGGGAATTTGATTAATTCCGTAAGTAATTTATGTTGCTGCTCAATAAAATTTTCATCTAAGTTATACCCGAATTTTGACAGAGATTTTGAAATTGTCGGGTAGAGCTCAGGCTTGTTAATTAGTGTTCCTGCGACATCCAGCAGTACATATTTTATTGTATTCATCAGAAAATCCTATGTGGCGTATGACCATCCAGGACGTCACTAATGTCTTTGTCGGGATAAATAACATCCATCAGAATTCGCACTGCGCATCCTTCGCCGAACGCAGTCGCATGGGGCTCCTCATTCAGCAAGAGCTCCTGGACGGTCCATTCTACATCTCGAAATCCAAACTGACTACGGATGGAGTTAGTTCCAGATATACGGCAGTTCACCTCAAATGGAATGATGCCGCCAGAGTCTTCGACAATTGCCTGTATATTGCAGCTGCCTTTGATCTTAACATTTTTGACGAGTGTTTTAATAATTTCGGCCAGCACTGGGTCATACCTTTTTTCAACTTTACATAACACTGTGGTGCCAGCTTGGAGTTCCCTTTCGAATGTAAAGGGTCCCAGGACTTTGCCGGTTTTTGTAACATAGAAGGAAGAGGTGATTTCTTTCCCAACGTGTCTTCTTTGTGCAACATACTCTGGTCCAAAGCCTTCAAGGGTGTCAGGGCAGACAACTATGCCTCGAGACCCTCTTCCCACTCTGGGTTTGACAATTGTTTCTGAAAGTGGAGCTTTGGGGGTATCAATATTTGGCCTCCAAGACTCCGCGAACGGTAATGTAAGCTTCTCAAATACCAAGGCCGTTTCCCACTTGTCATAAAAAACCGAGCAAGCTGATTGGTCTGAAACAGCAGTGACGGGAAGTTCGAGCATCATCTTTGCAAGTTCAACAGTTTCCGCATCAGTGCTCGGGATTATTAGGTCAATCTTTTCATCGCGGCAGATTCGAATAAGGGCGTCCTTGTATTCGGGGGCTTGGGCGTAGGGAACCTTATATACTTTGTCGCAAAGGTGATTTCCTGCGGAGATGAGTGACGTGTTGGTTCCAATAAGGTTGAAAGGGCCATTCATGCTTTTGATGTTACGCAAAATGCCCTGGCCAACATTTCCACCAATTCCAGTAACAAGGATATTATAGTGCATGTTCTATCATTTCTTTTAAGGTCATATGAAGAGTTTTTGTTGGTTTAAAGGTCAAACTGCTTTGTGTAGTTTGATTGTTGAAAAGTCTCTGGTTTGAAGGGGGGGCAGATTTATGCCTCACCTCAAGACCAGGTAGCAATTGGGACATTATGTTGATGACGTCGCGGTCACTATGGTTGTTCCATCCGGCCCCAAGATAAAGGTTCTTTCCATATCTTGCTAGGCCTGCTTCTAGTGCTAGCTGTGCGGCATCGTAGACGTGCATATATGATTGAACTCTTAAGCCATCTCCCCAAAGTTCGATATAATTGTTTTTTGTCGCATCGTCTACAAGAGTGGGAATGAAAGTTCCCTTGCGCATCCCAGGACCAATCAGTGACGCAAACCGTATAATTCCGTAGTTCTCCGATAGGTTCTGAACAGTGAATTCACCAGCAATCTTCGATAGTGCATAGTTGGAAGGTTCTTTAATTTCCAAAGTTTCTGTAATGGTGCCAGATTGGTTGCCGTAAACAGAAACTGACGAGGCATATATAAATCTAGCCTGAGGGAACAAGTTAATTAGCTTGGAAGTTAGCTGTACTTGTGTGTCAAAAAGTCGCGGATCGGGCAGAGTATAGTCTTGAGGTATATAAGCCGCCAGGTGGAAAATAATGTCTGGCGCATTCGGCAGGACTTCGTTCATGCATGACAAAGGGATCGTGTGAATATAATCGGACTCTGTTGCAGGAGAGCTTGAGTTAGTTAGAGCAATTGTGTGGATGCCCTTGGCTTCAAGTAAATTTAGTAATGCTGATCCCAAATAGCCAGAAGCTCCAGTGACGACAACCCTCATCTATATGTACATCCTTCCAAAGTCGTTTTTTTGAATGGGCTTATAATACAAGTTTAGTGCTTGAATGCAATATCCAGCTTGTTCTTTGAGCTATGGTTGCTAGTTGGCGGGGCGTCATGGGCGCCAAGGCTTGCCCACACGAGAGTACAGTCATAGTCTCACAGTCAAAATATCACGTAGTGATGAAAGGTCGCATGTCTTCTAGTTGTTACTTATCTATCGTGGTTCCTGTCTTTAATGAGCAAGAATGTATCCAGGAATTTATTGATCAGGTCACGATACAGATGAATTTAATTGAAAAAAGCTGTGAACTTGTTTTTGTTGATGATGGTAGCATGGATAGGACTGTGTCAATCATTCGCACCAATATTAGTAGGGACTCCAGAATCGGTCTGATTGAGTTTTCTTATAACCATGGGAAGCCAATGGCGTTGACGGCTGGAATGCAATTTTGCCGTGGAGAATATGTATTGATGATGGATCCAGATCTGCAGGATCCCCCGGAGGCAATTTGCAGTTTTTTGACGGAGATTTTGCAAGGTTATGATGTGGTTTACGGTATTCGGAAGGAAAAGGCAGATACCTTTTTGAGAAAGATCTTTTCCAGTGTTTTCTGGTGGATTTTGGATAGATTCACAGGAATATCTTTACCACGCGGGATCGCAGCAATGCGCATAATGAGTCGTCGCTTTGTAGACACTTTTCTTCTTTACAAAGAGACGAATAGATTTATCGAAGGACTATTTAGTCATGTTGGCCTGAAGCAGGGGACCTTATTAATCGACAATAGAAGGCGGTTTGCCGGGGTTTCGAAATTCAATTTTAAGAGGCGCCTTGATCTCGCGTTAAATGCGATATTTGACTATTCTGACTTGCCTTTGAAAATTACGATTCGTTTTGGCTTGATCGTAACTGGAGTTGGACTCTTTGCTGCCTTTGGTTTGGTTATCGCAAAACTCGCTTATGTTGAATTTCAGATTGGTTGGCCTTCTGTGATGACGACTTTGGTCGTTGGATTTGGAATGCAGATATTTTTCATGGGGCTCATCGGAACATATTTAGGGCGAATATATAAAGAGGTAAAAAACAGACCGCTTTACTCTATACGGGACCGCGTGAATATATGAAGAAAATTGCCATAATTGGAAGCGGAGATCTTGGGCAACTGATTGCACATCACTTAACAGCTTCCGGAAATTTTGAAATTGCTGGTTTTTTTGATGATTATAAAGACCCGAATGAACTTGTGGGTCATCATCCCGTAATCGGGGGGATAGAAGATATAGTATCTAATCACGCCTCGGGGAAGTTCTCTGCATTGTTCATGGCGATTGGTTATAAACACATGAGTGTTCGTGAGTCTTTATTTTCTAGATTTAGCAAAACAATTGGGTTTGAAAGTTTCGTGCATTCGTCGTGTTGGGTGGATCCAACTTGTCATCTGGGTTCAGGTGTTGTGGTTTTGCCCGGGTGTGTATTGGATCGAGGAGTTAGCTTAAAAGATAATGTTTTATTAAATGTTGGCTGCGTTATTGCTCATGACTCCAGTGTTGGAGAAGGATCGTTTTTCGGGCCTCGAGTGTCGGTAGCTGGTTTTACAGCAGTCGGGAGGAATTGTTTTATTGGTATTGGGACTGTAATAAAAGATAATATTGTGATTTGCGATAGTGCTCAAACGGGGGCTGGCGCTGTTGTCTGTAAAAGTATCGACACTCCGGGCGTTTATTTGGGAGTTCCTGCAAGAAGAGTAGAACGTGTCTAAGATTAAAGAGTATATTAATTGTACGATCAATGCTGGCTTTGAAAAGCAGATTTCTGGTATCGGTCTGAGTCTTTTTCGTGTCAGTTTCTACCTCATTCTTTTGATTGAGGTTATTCAGATTTTTCTATTTAGGGATGTTATTTTCGGTGTCGACCGGAATTCGTATACAATTCTTATTTTGGCCTGGATTCCGATATTGTTGTGTCTTGTCCTGGGTTATAGGACAAAGACCGCGGCTTTTTTGAATTTTTGCATAATCATAATGGTACTTGGCCGATTCAGAGATTTTGAATACCACATTGATTATGTTTATCTTGGCATTTCGTTAATTGGTTTGTGGATGCCGCTCTCTAATCGTCTTTCGCTTTCGAATTTTTTAGAGAAGAAGAAACCACGATCCGTCCCTGTGGCTTACTATTATTTAGCGACTGTTATTGGGCTCGGATTTCTGTATCTAGAGTCCTGTTTCCATAAGATTGATTCTAAAATGTGGTTGGATGGCCTCGGTTTTTGGCTCCCCACGTCATTGCCGCAGATTGCGCAGGATGTGTGGGCCCCTGTTTTGAACAACATTTGGCTCTCGAAGTTGCTAGGCTATGTAACTTTGGCTTTTGAGACAGCCTTCTTTTTTGCGATGTGGTTCAAGTTGGCCAGGCCTTGGCTTGTGGTGGTGGGTTTATGCCTGCACTTGGGCATTCTGATTGCGTTTCCCATTCCTTTGTTTGGCGCAGCTATGATTGTTCTCTATTGGCTAGTTGTGCCGGATTCGTGGTTGAAGAGTATTGCTGGATCTAAAAAAGTTGATAGATACGAGTACGGTCAATTTGATATTGTGTCGTATAAATGGATTCTCTTTTTTGCAGCGTCCATGCAGGTCATGTCGTTTTTGTCGACCCCGCAAGTAAGGCGAATCTTGCCGCCGGGTGAAGTTTCTAAGGTTATAAATGATGTTACCTCGAGGACGCTGCAGCTAAGGGTCCTTTCTTTTGGCATGGCGCCTCACGCGGTTTTTGTTGATGACCACTTCACTTTTGGTTTTCTCGATTATCAGGTTGATGCTGTTGCTGTAGTGGGTGGAAGACGATTAGTTAAAGAGAACATTATTGCTCCTTATTTATCGGGTCGGATTTGGGCGAACTGGATGTTTAGGCTGGGGCAGTTCCCAACTACGGAACCAGCGACTCGGGCGCAAATGGAGCTCTATTTAAAGCATTGGCTGCGGCATGATGGTCTTGATTTGGCGGGCGATGTGAGTTTTGAAATACGGGCACGACCGTTCAAGATTAATAGAATTGCGTGGGAAAAGGATTTCTATGCCCAAAAGGCAGCAGAGCCATTTGAAGTTGTGGATCGGGTACACTTTCGTGATGCGCAATTCAATTGGGAGTCCAAAAAATAGGCAGTAGTTTTGTACTATTTTAGGGAACTAAACCTTGAGCGCACCTGTTCTTGGAAAAGGATTCGGATTTAAAATTCCTATAGGTTGGTCTTTGCTTTGGGAGTGACGCATCAAAGCGTGCTAATTTAGAGATAATATTTACTTAGATAAATACTCGGGTTTACTATGCTATTTCCACATTTTGAAGAGGGTGTATGAGTTCTTTGTTAAGCGAGTTGAGATCAAAAAAAGCTGTCATTGGTATTGTGGGTCTTGGGTATGTTGGGTTGCCATTGGCACTGCGATTTTCTGAAGAAGGATTTTCTGTTGTTGGGTTTGATATTGATGATTTCAAAATCAAAAAAATTGCGGAAGGACAGAGTTATATTGAGCACATCCCAAGTGAGTCTGTAAAAGCGGCTGTTTCTAGTCGTTTCTCTGCAACAACGAATTTTCAAGAGATATCCAAAGTTGATGCGATAATTCTTTGTGTGCCGACGCCTTTGAATAAATATCGCGAACCGGATTTGAGTTTTGTACTCAATACGATGGATAGTATTGTGCCTTATTTGCGTAAAGGTCATGTAGTATCCCTTGAGAGTACAACCTATCCAGGTACAACCGATGAAGAGCTTAAACCTCGAATTGAATCTCGAGGTTTAAAGGTTGGTGAGGATGTTTACTTGGTGTTCTCGCCAGAGCGTGAGGATCCAGGAAATCCTAACTTTACTACACGGACTATTCCTAAGGTTGTTGGAGGCTATAGTCCTTCTTGTTTGGAAGTTGGATTAGCGCTTTATGGTAGTGTTATTGATAAAGTAGTTCCTGTTAGTTCAACAAAGGCAGCTGAGATGACTAAGCTACTGGAAAACATTCACCGTGCTGTGAATATTGGCCTCGTCAATGAAATGAAAATTGTGGCTGATAAAATGGGTATTGATATTCATGAGGTGATCGATGCTGCGGCTACTAAGCCTTTTGGTTTCGTTGCATATCGTCCAGGCCCAGGAATTGGTGGTCACTGCATTCCTATCGACCCTTTTTATCTAACCTGGAAAGCGAGAGAATACGGTTTGCACACGCGGTTTATTGAGCTCGCGGGTGAAATAAACAATTCAATGCCAGGTTATGTTGTAGGTAAGATTGCTGCTGCTTTGAATGAAAAGAAGAAGTCCGTGAAAGGATCCCGTGTACTAGTATTGGGAATCTCTTACAAAAAGAACATTGATGACATGCGAGAGTCTCCATCAGTTTTCCTAATGGAAAAGCTGCGAGATGATGGTGCTCTAGTGGACTATACTGATCCTCATGTCCCAGTTTTCCCTAAGATGCGAGAGCATAAGTTTGACCTGTCATCTATTGCTCTTAGTCCTAAGGTGGTTGCGGAATATGATTGTGTCGTGCTTGCAACGGATCATGACAAGTTTGACTATGACATGATCCTAAAAAATGCACAGCTCGTGGTTGATACTCGCGGGAAGTATCGAAAAGCTGCGGTCAATCTGGTGAAGGCATAGTTATGAATTTTGCTATTATCGGTGTTGGTGGTTATATTGCTCCGAGACATTTGGAGGCTATCAAGGATCTGGGGCACACTTTGGTTGCCGCCTATGATCAAAATGATTCTGTTGGAATCATGGATAGATACTTTCCCGATTGTCAGTTTTTCACTGACTTTGAGCGATTTGAAGCTTACGTGGATTCTTTGAAGGGCACTTCGGAACAGGTGGAATATGTATCCATCTGCACTCCAAATCATCTGCATGCTCCACATATTAAATTTGCATTGAGCCATGGTGCTAATGCAATTTGCGAAAAACCGTTAGTTCTTTTTGAAAAGCACATAGATGAACTAGCTGAGTATGAACGTAAATATGGAAAAAAAGTTTTTACTGTTCTTCAGTTGAGAGTTCACGATGCTATTTTGAATTTGAAGGACAAAGTCGAGAAATCTGGCAAGATCTCTCATAAGGTCGATCTGACCTATATGACATCCCGTGGTCAATGGTATCACGAATCTTGGAAGGGCGATGTTCGTAAGTCCGGGGGGCTTTCCTCGAACATTGGTGTTCATTTTTTTGATATGTTGACTTGGATTTTTGGCGAGCCAGTGGAAATTACCATGGCCGAAAAATCCGCAATTGCTGAAAAAGGTTTTGTGAAGCTTGCGAAGGCCGATGTGCATTGGGAGCTGACCATTGATAAAACCCGTCTTCCGAAGCAGGCGGTTGATTCTGGCAAAACAACATTCCGGTCCATTAAGATTGATGGAGAAGAGTTTGAGTTTTCCGA is from Bdellovibrio bacteriovorus str. Tiberius and encodes:
- a CDS encoding acyltransferase family protein, producing MSTSANSYITGFDEVRAVASIAVVVHHIELYKFRQNDPSLFDTNLFYFIDNLGHNAVMLFFALSGFLITWLLVQEKDKTGSINIKTFYFRRAARILPLYYLLILASCTAMPALASLSFTDGELHFQNLIGNLSFNEIFLYFLVLPNVAISLGMRVAGLSQSWSIGVEEQFYLAWPHVIKNFSIKHLPWILLIFALIKSFFLNNIESYFPFIRTFPYVQILIRQFAIEYMALGGLSGWLLYYHPFSTNKKRRLFLASLILPALLSFFFQIPPLVQAAIFSAALLGVANSIGSKDTFLSKIGQKSYGIYMYHPILMFISFAITRTFMGSIKGLWPNLILYISVISTTTLVSWLSFEYIETPIRKYILEKYRAIGAISTLANH
- a CDS encoding HAD family hydrolase — encoded protein: MNTIKYVLLDVAGTLINKPELYPTISKSLSKFGYNLDENFIEQQHKLLTELIKFPDNTDQTFYKHFNQELLYALGIEPSEELVNHIYTSCKKLKWHICEDSTEFLNSISLPKGILSNWDLTLEAKLKEFFPDVSFNNIFGSAQMQASKPSQLFFNKALKMIDLDPREILYIGDSIKLDIAPGKKHGLNTILIDRNNIFKNFKGVRVTSFNEVTKNFEL
- a CDS encoding ATP-grasp domain-containing protein, whose translation is MHYNILVTGIGGNVGQGILRNIKSMNGPFNLIGTNTSLISAGNHLCDKVYKVPYAQAPEYKDALIRICRDEKIDLIIPSTDAETVELAKMMLELPVTAVSDQSACSVFYDKWETALVFEKLTLPFAESWRPNIDTPKAPLSETIVKPRVGRGSRGIVVCPDTLEGFGPEYVAQRRHVGKEITSSFYVTKTGKVLGPFTFERELQAGTTVLCKVEKRYDPVLAEIIKTLVKNVKIKGSCNIQAIVEDSGGIIPFEVNCRISGTNSIRSQFGFRDVEWTVQELLLNEEPHATAFGEGCAVRILMDVIYPDKDISDVLDGHTPHRIF
- a CDS encoding NAD-dependent epimerase/dehydratase family protein; protein product: MRVVVTGASGYLGSALLNLLEAKGIHTIALTNSSSPATESDYIHTIPLSCMNEVLPNAPDIIFHLAAYIPQDYTLPDPRLFDTQVQLTSKLINLFPQARFIYASSVSVYGNQSGTITETLEIKEPSNYALSKIAGEFTVQNLSENYGIIRFASLIGPGMRKGTFIPTLVDDATKNNYIELWGDGLRVQSYMHVYDAAQLALEAGLARYGKNLYLGAGWNNHSDRDVINIMSQLLPGLEVRHKSAPPSNQRLFNNQTTQSSLTFKPTKTLHMTLKEMIEHAL
- a CDS encoding glycosyltransferase family 2 protein, whose amino-acid sequence is MSSSCYLSIVVPVFNEQECIQEFIDQVTIQMNLIEKSCELVFVDDGSMDRTVSIIRTNISRDSRIGLIEFSYNHGKPMALTAGMQFCRGEYVLMMDPDLQDPPEAICSFLTEILQGYDVVYGIRKEKADTFLRKIFSSVFWWILDRFTGISLPRGIAAMRIMSRRFVDTFLLYKETNRFIEGLFSHVGLKQGTLLIDNRRRFAGVSKFNFKRRLDLALNAIFDYSDLPLKITIRFGLIVTGVGLFAAFGLVIAKLAYVEFQIGWPSVMTTLVVGFGMQIFFMGLIGTYLGRIYKEVKNRPLYSIRDRVNI
- a CDS encoding acetyltransferase gives rise to the protein MKKIAIIGSGDLGQLIAHHLTASGNFEIAGFFDDYKDPNELVGHHPVIGGIEDIVSNHASGKFSALFMAIGYKHMSVRESLFSRFSKTIGFESFVHSSCWVDPTCHLGSGVVVLPGCVLDRGVSLKDNVLLNVGCVIAHDSSVGEGSFFGPRVSVAGFTAVGRNCFIGIGTVIKDNIVICDSAQTGAGAVVCKSIDTPGVYLGVPARRVERV
- a CDS encoding HTTM domain-containing protein; the encoded protein is MSKIKEYINCTINAGFEKQISGIGLSLFRVSFYLILLIEVIQIFLFRDVIFGVDRNSYTILILAWIPILLCLVLGYRTKTAAFLNFCIIIMVLGRFRDFEYHIDYVYLGISLIGLWMPLSNRLSLSNFLEKKKPRSVPVAYYYLATVIGLGFLYLESCFHKIDSKMWLDGLGFWLPTSLPQIAQDVWAPVLNNIWLSKLLGYVTLAFETAFFFAMWFKLARPWLVVVGLCLHLGILIAFPIPLFGAAMIVLYWLVVPDSWLKSIAGSKKVDRYEYGQFDIVSYKWILFFAASMQVMSFLSTPQVRRILPPGEVSKVINDVTSRTLQLRVLSFGMAPHAVFVDDHFTFGFLDYQVDAVAVVGGRRLVKENIIAPYLSGRIWANWMFRLGQFPTTEPATRAQMELYLKHWLRHDGLDLAGDVSFEIRARPFKINRIAWEKDFYAQKAAEPFEVVDRVHFRDAQFNWESKK
- a CDS encoding nucleotide sugar dehydrogenase, yielding MSSLLSELRSKKAVIGIVGLGYVGLPLALRFSEEGFSVVGFDIDDFKIKKIAEGQSYIEHIPSESVKAAVSSRFSATTNFQEISKVDAIILCVPTPLNKYREPDLSFVLNTMDSIVPYLRKGHVVSLESTTYPGTTDEELKPRIESRGLKVGEDVYLVFSPEREDPGNPNFTTRTIPKVVGGYSPSCLEVGLALYGSVIDKVVPVSSTKAAEMTKLLENIHRAVNIGLVNEMKIVADKMGIDIHEVIDAAATKPFGFVAYRPGPGIGGHCIPIDPFYLTWKAREYGLHTRFIELAGEINNSMPGYVVGKIAAALNEKKKSVKGSRVLVLGISYKKNIDDMRESPSVFLMEKLRDDGALVDYTDPHVPVFPKMREHKFDLSSIALSPKVVAEYDCVVLATDHDKFDYDMILKNAQLVVDTRGKYRKAAVNLVKA
- a CDS encoding Gfo/Idh/MocA family oxidoreductase — its product is MNFAIIGVGGYIAPRHLEAIKDLGHTLVAAYDQNDSVGIMDRYFPDCQFFTDFERFEAYVDSLKGTSEQVEYVSICTPNHLHAPHIKFALSHGANAICEKPLVLFEKHIDELAEYERKYGKKVFTVLQLRVHDAILNLKDKVEKSGKISHKVDLTYMTSRGQWYHESWKGDVRKSGGLSSNIGVHFFDMLTWIFGEPVEITMAEKSAIAEKGFVKLAKADVHWELTIDKTRLPKQAVDSGKTTFRSIKIDGEEFEFSEGFTELHKRVYSDIFSGKGYGLQDARAAVRIVEKIRSV